A region from the Prochlorococcus marinus XMU1408 genome encodes:
- the argJ gene encoding bifunctional glutamate N-acetyltransferase/amino-acid acetyltransferase ArgJ: MESSIWSPISGGISSPDGFLAAGISAGLKPSAKKDLALLYAPEGSCCSGTFTKSVARAYCVDLCIDRLKVSKGKIRAVVINSGHANACTGGRGKIDSEIITHEIAKRMGLSDVEVLICSTGVIGEPIPLERVNSHLDLLIKSLEKNVYLDAANAILTTDLKVKQIAYEAVLGGRRICIGGMAKGSGMIHPSMATMLSYITCDVGVDQELWSDMIKRVANSSFNAITVDGDTSTNDTFLAFSSGRQLDQRFLSTLEEGLHLTAQYLAKSIARDGEGANCLLEIKVDGAQSDLDAHLKARTIASSSLVKTAVHGSDPNWGRIIAALGCAGEHFNLSDVTLWIGPYEIFANGVPLDFDRQIVSNFMKARLQGKYLMDDLISIRLRIGIGKGSATAWGCDLSDQYVRINADYTT; the protein is encoded by the coding sequence ATGGAATCTTCTATATGGTCTCCAATTTCTGGTGGTATTTCCAGCCCTGATGGTTTTTTAGCAGCCGGTATTTCAGCAGGGTTAAAACCTTCTGCAAAGAAAGATCTTGCTTTGCTTTATGCTCCTGAAGGTTCTTGTTGCAGTGGTACATTTACTAAATCTGTGGCTCGCGCTTATTGCGTTGATCTATGCATTGATCGACTTAAAGTTTCGAAAGGAAAAATACGTGCTGTAGTAATTAATTCTGGACACGCAAATGCTTGTACAGGTGGTAGAGGGAAAATTGATAGTGAAATAATCACACATGAAATTGCTAAACGTATGGGCTTATCTGATGTAGAAGTTTTGATTTGTTCTACTGGCGTCATTGGTGAGCCAATACCATTAGAGAGAGTGAATAGTCATTTAGATCTTTTGATCAAGAGCTTAGAGAAGAATGTATACCTGGATGCGGCAAATGCAATCCTTACAACAGATCTTAAGGTGAAGCAAATTGCATATGAAGCAGTTCTTGGAGGAAGACGAATTTGTATCGGAGGTATGGCTAAAGGTTCAGGTATGATTCATCCATCAATGGCAACAATGTTGAGTTATATAACATGTGATGTTGGTGTTGATCAGGAATTATGGTCTGACATGATTAAGCGAGTTGCTAATTCATCTTTTAATGCAATCACAGTTGATGGTGATACAAGTACTAATGATACTTTTCTAGCTTTCTCTTCCGGAAGACAATTAGATCAAAGATTTTTATCAACTCTTGAAGAGGGATTACATTTGACTGCCCAATACTTGGCTAAATCAATTGCGAGGGATGGCGAAGGTGCTAATTGTTTGCTGGAGATTAAAGTTGACGGTGCTCAATCTGATTTAGATGCTCACTTAAAAGCTCGCACTATCGCTTCATCCTCATTAGTTAAAACCGCAGTTCATGGTTCAGATCCTAATTGGGGAAGAATTATCGCTGCACTTGGATGTGCGGGTGAACATTTTAACTTGTCTGATGTCACATTATGGATTGGACCGTATGAAATATTTGCTAATGGAGTACCTCTAGATTTTGATAGACAAATAGTTAGCAATTTTATGAAAGCAAGATTACAAGGAAAATATTTGATGGATGATCTTATAAGTATTAGATTAAGGATAGGTATTGGGAAAGGTTCTGCTACTGCTTGGGGTTGTGATTTATCTGATCAATATGTTCGCATTAATGCCGACTACACGACCTAG
- a CDS encoding tetratricopeptide repeat protein, producing MKGFGDQHKSKKKRNKKTKPSKEQIINQAFKFHSQGNVSEATKYYQQFISQGFKDHRVFSNYGVILKNLGNLKDAELLYRKAIELNTDYVEAHSNLGNVLKDLGKLKEAELSYRKAIELNPDYAQAHSNLGNILKDLGKLKEAELSYRKAIELNPDFTDAHYNLGVILRDIGKLKEAELSYRKAIELNPNYAQAHSNLGNILKDLGKLKEAELSYRKAIELNPDFANAHYNLGNILNELGDQVGAFDSYLKTININPKNSNIYSSITRFIKESDISQLKKAKLKDILNLLLERNDVTHKELFNAFNFLYSNKIISNLEKIDLDFSKIEMLVNEKVIINALKKITFRDIRLEKLLTNVRKYICDRIAESKEEISFSQLQFIIALGEQCFLNEYVYSLTEEENICINTIINKCKNGEVSETNISILSCYLPLYKLLTQIPSLKSFNSSHQSFKELIKLQIIEPLKEVELSQNIKKLGSFNENISQKVKSQYEKNPYPRWRYGSHKESQKSSINQAINSEIKPNYINKNEGEEQLKILIAGCGTGNQILQTQRYNNAQITAIDLSLSSLSYAQRKINELGIDNVELIEMDLLEVNLLEEQFDIIECGGVLHHMDNPSKGLRELLDSLKNNGFLKLGLYSELARQDIIAAREYITTKNLQPNEEEIKNLREDVFSGKIEQITNLRNWGNFYTMSECRDLCFHAQEHRFTINQLQDILSSNKLKFLGFLLPQPVKSLYQQCFPEDKKQINLQNWAKFEEKHPNTFAGMYQFWVSKL from the coding sequence ATGAAAGGTTTTGGAGATCAGCATAAATCTAAAAAGAAACGCAATAAGAAAACCAAACCTTCTAAAGAACAAATAATCAATCAAGCATTTAAGTTTCATTCACAGGGAAATGTTTCAGAAGCAACAAAATATTATCAACAGTTCATAAGTCAAGGATTCAAAGATCACAGGGTTTTTTCTAATTATGGAGTCATATTAAAAAATCTTGGCAACTTAAAAGACGCAGAATTGTTATACCGCAAAGCAATTGAACTTAATACTGATTACGTAGAAGCACATTCCAATCTAGGAAACGTATTGAAAGATCTTGGCAAATTAAAAGAGGCAGAATTATCCTACCGCAAAGCAATTGAACTCAATCCTGATTACGCACAGGCGCATTCCAATCTAGGAAATATATTGAAAGATCTTGGCAAATTAAAAGAAGCAGAATTATCCTACCGCAAAGCAATTGAACTCAATCCTGATTTCACAGATGCTCATTACAATCTGGGAGTCATATTGAGAGATATTGGCAAATTAAAAGAAGCAGAATTATCCTACCGCAAAGCAATTGAACTTAATCCTAATTACGCACAGGCGCATTCCAATCTAGGAAATATATTGAAAGATCTTGGCAAATTAAAAGAAGCAGAATTATCCTACCGCAAAGCAATTGAACTCAATCCTGATTTTGCAAATGCTCATTACAATCTGGGAAACATATTGAATGAGCTTGGCGATCAAGTAGGAGCATTTGATTCTTATCTTAAAACAATTAATATCAATCCAAAAAATTCTAATATTTACTCCTCAATTACTAGATTTATAAAAGAATCAGACATATCTCAGTTAAAGAAAGCAAAATTAAAAGATATATTAAATCTTTTGCTAGAGAGAAATGATGTAACTCATAAAGAATTATTTAATGCATTTAACTTTTTATATAGCAATAAAATAATTAGTAATCTAGAAAAAATAGATTTAGATTTTTCTAAAATAGAAATGCTTGTAAATGAAAAAGTCATCATTAATGCACTTAAAAAGATAACTTTTAGGGATATTAGATTGGAGAAATTACTAACCAATGTTAGAAAATATATATGCGATAGGATTGCCGAGAGTAAAGAAGAAATAAGTTTCTCTCAATTACAATTTATTATTGCCTTAGGAGAACAATGCTTTCTTAATGAATATGTTTACTCATTAACAGAAGAAGAAAATATATGTATTAATACAATAATCAATAAATGTAAAAATGGGGAAGTAAGTGAAACAAATATTTCAATTTTATCTTGTTATTTGCCACTGTATAAACTTCTTACTCAAATACCATCTTTAAAATCTTTTAATTCTTCTCATCAAAGTTTTAAAGAACTAATAAAATTACAAATAATAGAACCTTTGAAAGAAGTTGAATTATCCCAAAATATCAAAAAATTAGGGTCCTTTAATGAAAATATTTCTCAAAAAGTAAAATCTCAATATGAAAAAAATCCATATCCTAGATGGAGATATGGAAGTCATAAAGAAAGTCAAAAGTCATCTATTAATCAAGCAATTAATAGTGAAATCAAACCCAACTACATCAATAAAAATGAAGGTGAGGAGCAATTAAAAATCCTCATTGCTGGATGTGGTACAGGTAATCAAATCTTACAAACACAGAGGTATAATAACGCTCAAATCACAGCTATAGATTTAAGTTTATCTAGTTTATCTTATGCTCAAAGGAAGATAAATGAACTTGGAATTGATAATGTTGAACTAATTGAGATGGATCTCTTAGAAGTAAATTTATTAGAGGAACAATTTGATATTATTGAATGTGGAGGTGTTTTACACCATATGGATAATCCTTCAAAAGGGTTGAGAGAATTATTGGATAGTTTGAAAAATAACGGTTTTCTTAAATTGGGTTTATATAGCGAACTAGCAAGACAAGATATTATTGCAGCAAGAGAGTACATAACCACTAAGAATCTTCAACCAAATGAAGAAGAGATCAAAAATTTGAGAGAAGATGTTTTTTCTGGCAAAATTGAACAAATAACTAATCTTCGGAATTGGGGTAATTTTTATACGATGTCAGAATGTCGTGATCTATGCTTTCACGCACAAGAACATAGATTCACAATTAACCAATTACAAGATATTCTCAGTTCTAATAAATTAAAGTTTCTGGGATTCTTACTGCCACAACCCGTTAAATCTCTTTATCAGCAATGTTTCCCAGAAGATAAAAAACAAATCAATTTACAAAACTGGGCAAAGTTTGAAGAAAAACATCCCAACACGTTCGCAGGAATGTATCAGTTCTGGGTATCAAAATTATAA
- the thiO gene encoding glycine oxidase ThiO, whose amino-acid sequence MGVLNEKPLLILGGGLMGLAIAHELAQRGKRVEVLSRSRREAAGFVAAGMLAPHAEGLQGNLLNLGQHSLQRHPTWIESIETNSKMSCGLKTCGIVVPFESHQDCESYPTYKFGEKLKRNELLKEVPGLSEKWKLGLLFRQDGQIDNRRLLMRALEKACVELGVHFQEGVEVIEILRDSQKFNGVKIKDINGNINHLKSEEAVLCCGAWSKQIFKTLPIFPVKGQMLSIQGPKQILKRIVFGPGIYLVPRDDGLIIVGATSEREAGFQKGLTPKGQSDLQKGIQSLIPELNQLPHMERWWGFRPCTPDEGPLLGMSKISGLWLATGHHRNGVLLAAITSELIGKAICSTPLSNEESSFLTQFRWDRFKNHL is encoded by the coding sequence ATGGGTGTCTTAAATGAAAAACCATTGTTAATCCTCGGGGGAGGGTTAATGGGTCTTGCAATAGCCCATGAACTTGCTCAAAGAGGCAAACGCGTAGAAGTTTTAAGTAGAAGCAGACGTGAAGCAGCTGGGTTTGTTGCTGCTGGAATGCTAGCCCCGCACGCTGAAGGTCTTCAAGGTAATCTTTTAAATCTTGGTCAACATAGTCTTCAAAGACATCCTACATGGATAGAAAGTATTGAAACAAATAGCAAAATGTCATGTGGTCTCAAAACTTGCGGAATTGTTGTCCCATTTGAAAGCCATCAAGACTGTGAATCATACCCAACATATAAATTTGGTGAAAAGCTAAAAAGAAATGAGCTCCTTAAAGAAGTTCCAGGACTTTCAGAAAAATGGAAATTAGGTTTACTTTTTAGGCAAGACGGTCAAATCGATAATAGAAGACTTTTAATGAGAGCACTTGAAAAAGCATGTGTTGAATTAGGTGTTCACTTTCAAGAAGGAGTTGAAGTGATTGAAATCCTGAGAGATTCACAGAAGTTTAATGGAGTCAAAATTAAAGACATTAATGGAAATATCAATCATTTAAAAAGTGAAGAAGCAGTGCTCTGCTGCGGAGCCTGGAGCAAACAAATTTTTAAAACACTCCCTATTTTCCCGGTTAAAGGCCAGATGCTATCTATTCAGGGTCCAAAACAGATTCTGAAAAGAATTGTTTTTGGACCTGGAATTTACCTAGTTCCAAGAGATGATGGTCTAATAATCGTAGGGGCAACAAGTGAGCGTGAGGCAGGCTTCCAGAAAGGTCTCACTCCAAAAGGACAAAGCGATCTACAAAAAGGCATTCAATCTCTTATTCCTGAACTTAATCAACTACCTCACATGGAGAGATGGTGGGGGTTTCGTCCATGTACCCCCGACGAAGGACCATTACTAGGAATGTCAAAAATCAGTGGACTCTGGCTTGCTACTGGGCATCATCGCAATGGAGTTCTACTAGCAGCAATAACATCAGAATTAATTGGAAAAGCAATTTGCTCGACCCCTTTAAGCAATGAGGAAAGTAGTTTTTTGACCCAATTCAGATGGGATAGATTTAAAAACCACTTATAA
- the gatB gene encoding Asp-tRNA(Asn)/Glu-tRNA(Gln) amidotransferase subunit GatB gives MSESNVSWEVVIGLETHVQLGTKSKIFTSASTNFGDDPNTHIDPVVCGLPGTLPVLNKKVLEYAVKAAMALNLNIASHSKFDRKQYFYPDLPKNYQISQFDEPIAEDGWIEVEVAEKGKETYVKKIGIERLHMEEDAGKLVHAGSDQLSGSTHSLVDYNRAGVALAEIVSKPDLRTGREAAEYAAEIRRIMRYLGVSDGNMQEGSLRCDVNISVRPTVDDPFGTKVEIKNMNSFSAIQKACEYEIKRQIKAYESGEEVKQETRLWDEGKQLTKSMRSKEGSSDYRYFPDPDLGPIEVSNDLKEKWRSELPELPAAKRNRYSKELGLSIYDSRVLTDESSMAIFFEKVVDEGAAPKSSANWITGDIAAYLNSNRLSFDQICLQPKELAEMLNMIDDGEISGKIAKDLLPELLSQGGSPKKLVKERGLGMIADPKVIEEIVEKLILNHPNEVESFRSGKKKLLGFFVGQLMKETKGKADPKLANEILNKKLQA, from the coding sequence ATGTCAGAATCAAATGTTTCTTGGGAAGTAGTAATCGGATTAGAGACGCATGTACAGTTAGGGACTAAGAGCAAAATATTTACTAGTGCATCAACAAATTTTGGTGATGATCCGAATACTCATATCGATCCAGTGGTTTGTGGATTACCAGGTACTTTGCCAGTTTTAAATAAAAAGGTTCTGGAATATGCAGTAAAAGCAGCGATGGCTTTGAACTTAAATATTGCCTCTCATAGTAAATTTGATAGAAAGCAATATTTTTATCCAGACTTACCAAAAAATTATCAAATATCTCAGTTTGATGAACCTATTGCAGAAGATGGTTGGATAGAGGTAGAAGTAGCTGAAAAAGGGAAAGAAACTTATGTCAAAAAAATAGGTATTGAAAGACTACATATGGAAGAGGATGCTGGAAAACTTGTTCACGCAGGTAGTGATCAATTATCAGGGTCCACCCATTCTCTGGTTGATTACAATAGGGCAGGCGTAGCACTTGCTGAAATAGTTAGTAAACCTGATTTAAGAACAGGTAGAGAGGCTGCGGAATATGCAGCTGAAATTAGAAGAATAATGCGTTATTTGGGAGTATCTGATGGGAATATGCAGGAGGGTTCTTTGCGATGTGATGTAAATATTTCAGTAAGACCAACTGTTGATGATCCATTTGGCACAAAAGTAGAAATAAAAAATATGAATTCATTTTCAGCTATTCAGAAAGCTTGTGAATATGAAATTAAGAGGCAAATTAAAGCTTATGAATCTGGAGAAGAAGTAAAACAAGAAACGAGGTTATGGGATGAGGGTAAGCAATTGACTAAAAGCATGAGATCAAAAGAGGGCAGTAGCGATTATCGTTATTTCCCTGATCCTGATCTAGGTCCCATAGAAGTAAGTAATGATTTAAAAGAAAAATGGCGTTCTGAACTACCGGAATTGCCAGCGGCAAAAAGAAATAGGTATTCTAAAGAACTTGGTCTTTCTATTTATGATTCAAGAGTTTTGACTGATGAATCTTCAATGGCTATATTTTTTGAAAAAGTTGTTGATGAAGGCGCGGCACCAAAATCTTCTGCAAACTGGATAACTGGAGATATAGCAGCTTATCTTAATTCTAATAGATTATCTTTTGATCAAATATGTTTACAACCAAAAGAATTAGCAGAAATGTTAAATATGATTGATGACGGAGAAATAAGCGGGAAAATTGCCAAAGATCTATTACCTGAATTATTAAGTCAAGGTGGTTCTCCAAAGAAATTAGTTAAAGAACGTGGTTTGGGGATGATTGCTGATCCGAAAGTTATCGAGGAAATTGTTGAGAAATTAATTCTTAATCATCCTAATGAGGTTGAGTCTTTTAGGTCAGGGAAGAAGAAACTTTTAGGCTTTTTTGTTGGTCAATTAATGAAGGAAACAAAAGGGAAAGCTGATCCAAAACTTGCTAATGAAATTTTAAATAAAAAATTACAAGCTTAG
- the ndk gene encoding nucleoside-diphosphate kinase, which translates to MTLERTFVAIKPDGVQRGLIAEILGRFETKGFKLVGLKQLTPSQELAEKHYGVHKDRPFFSGLVDFITSGPVVAMVWEGEGVIASARKLIGATKPLEAEPGTIRGDLAVDIGRNVIHGSDGSDTAVFEINLWFQENELVVWTPSDQAWRVE; encoded by the coding sequence ATGACTTTGGAAAGAACCTTTGTTGCCATCAAGCCAGATGGTGTGCAAAGAGGTTTAATAGCTGAGATTCTTGGTCGTTTTGAAACTAAAGGTTTTAAATTAGTTGGGCTAAAACAACTAACACCAAGCCAAGAACTTGCTGAAAAACACTATGGTGTTCACAAAGATCGTCCTTTCTTTTCAGGTTTAGTTGATTTCATAACAAGTGGACCAGTTGTAGCGATGGTTTGGGAGGGTGAAGGTGTTATTGCAAGTGCGAGAAAATTGATTGGAGCAACAAAGCCTCTTGAGGCAGAACCAGGAACTATTAGAGGTGATTTAGCGGTAGATATTGGTCGTAATGTCATTCATGGCTCTGATGGTTCTGATACTGCAGTTTTTGAAATTAACTTATGGTTCCAGGAAAATGAACTTGTGGTTTGGACTCCATCAGATCAAGCATGGAGAGTTGAATAA
- the speA gene encoding biosynthetic arginine decarboxylase produces MAVKNTNQSLSWTIQNSSDLYGIERWGKGYFTINEKGNISICPKGSKNKSYDLMELLDELESRKLKFPLLIRFDDILEDCLKNLHKAFEKAINHYQYQGKYQGVFPIKCNQQRHVVEELITCGSKWNFGLEAGSKPELLIALSILEDPKALLICNGYKDQRYIETAILARQLGRQPIVVIEQASDVDLIIKSSNLLGASPLIGIRAKLSSQSSGRWSSSIGDKSKFGLSIPEILKAIKRLKEANLLNELKLLHFHLGSQINDISVLKDALQEAGHIYAELINLGAPMGYLDVGGGLGIDYDGSQTASIASTNYSLQNYANDVVATIKECCESKKIPLPTLITESGRAIASHFSILIFNILGKNSLPSDIPKEDEKECLSVRNLRETLVHLNSLELKQEEDLAKLQEAWNDSLKFKADALAAFRLGYLDLVERSKAEQLTWACAKTIVNQLPKNILLPKELKKLSESLAVTYYANLSVFRSAPDTWAIDQVFPIMPIHRLNKEPNKLGHFADLTCDSDGKLDQFIDNGKIKNLLPLHEFNQNEKYLIGLFLGGAYQEVMGNLHNLFGSTNAVHIRFSEKGKYKVEHVIRGNTKSNVLEYLEHDPEILLERLRKSSELAIQGGHLKIHDAQKLIEHVEASLRQSTYLQS; encoded by the coding sequence ATGGCTGTGAAAAATACTAATCAATCTCTCTCTTGGACTATCCAAAATAGCTCAGACCTCTATGGGATTGAACGATGGGGAAAGGGTTATTTCACAATCAATGAAAAAGGGAATATTAGTATTTGTCCTAAAGGTTCCAAAAATAAATCTTATGATTTGATGGAACTTTTAGATGAACTCGAAAGTCGAAAACTAAAATTTCCTCTCTTAATAAGATTTGACGATATTCTCGAAGACTGCTTAAAAAACTTACATAAAGCTTTTGAAAAAGCAATTAATCACTATCAATATCAAGGAAAATACCAAGGTGTATTTCCAATCAAATGTAATCAACAGCGTCACGTAGTTGAAGAATTAATCACCTGTGGTTCCAAATGGAATTTTGGCTTAGAAGCTGGAAGCAAACCAGAGTTACTAATTGCTTTATCAATCCTAGAAGATCCTAAAGCTTTACTAATATGTAATGGCTATAAAGATCAACGTTATATTGAAACAGCTATTTTAGCACGTCAGCTTGGACGTCAACCTATAGTAGTTATAGAACAAGCAAGTGATGTTGATCTTATAATCAAATCTAGTAATTTACTGGGAGCATCTCCACTCATAGGAATACGAGCCAAACTATCAAGTCAAAGCAGTGGAAGATGGAGTAGCTCGATTGGTGACAAGTCGAAATTTGGACTGTCAATTCCAGAAATATTGAAAGCAATCAAAAGATTAAAAGAAGCAAATCTTCTCAATGAATTAAAGCTTTTACATTTTCATCTAGGGAGTCAAATTAACGATATAAGTGTTTTAAAAGATGCCTTACAAGAAGCAGGACACATTTATGCCGAATTAATTAATCTTGGGGCACCTATGGGATACTTAGATGTTGGAGGTGGTTTAGGAATTGATTACGATGGAAGTCAAACTGCCTCAATAGCATCTACTAACTATTCACTTCAAAATTATGCAAATGATGTAGTAGCAACAATTAAAGAATGTTGTGAATCAAAAAAGATACCACTACCTACTTTAATTACAGAGAGTGGGAGAGCTATTGCTAGTCATTTCTCAATCTTAATCTTCAATATATTAGGCAAAAATTCGTTGCCTTCTGACATTCCTAAAGAAGATGAAAAAGAATGTCTCTCTGTCAGAAATTTACGTGAAACATTAGTCCATCTAAATTCTCTAGAACTTAAGCAAGAAGAAGATTTAGCCAAACTACAAGAAGCATGGAATGATTCTCTTAAATTTAAAGCAGATGCACTAGCGGCTTTTCGACTAGGTTATTTAGATTTAGTTGAACGTTCAAAAGCTGAGCAGTTGACATGGGCCTGTGCAAAAACAATAGTTAATCAATTACCAAAAAATATACTTCTACCTAAAGAACTAAAGAAATTAAGTGAAAGCTTAGCCGTAACGTATTACGCAAATCTTTCCGTATTTAGATCGGCTCCAGACACTTGGGCCATTGATCAAGTTTTTCCAATTATGCCAATCCATCGGCTTAACAAAGAACCCAACAAACTTGGTCACTTTGCGGATTTAACATGCGATTCAGATGGAAAGCTTGACCAATTTATTGATAATGGAAAAATTAAAAATTTGCTACCTCTTCATGAATTTAATCAAAACGAAAAATATCTAATTGGTCTTTTCTTAGGTGGCGCCTATCAAGAAGTAATGGGAAATCTACATAATTTATTTGGGAGTACTAATGCAGTGCATATAAGATTTTCAGAAAAAGGGAAATATAAAGTTGAGCATGTCATTCGTGGGAATACAAAATCAAATGTTCTTGAATATTTGGAACATGATCCAGAAATATTATTAGAGCGATTACGAAAATCAAGCGAATTAGCTATTCAAGGCGGGCATCTGAAAATCCATGATGCGCAAAAATTAATAGAACATGTAGAAGCCAGCCTCCGCCAAAGCACTTACCTACAGAGCTAA
- the coaE gene encoding dephospho-CoA kinase (Dephospho-CoA kinase (CoaE) performs the final step in coenzyme A biosynthesis.), with protein sequence MTDKKQTNNFCLRWTGKQRRIGITGGIASGKTVIGDFLFQTKQWPILDADLYAHEALKPESEISKQVLLRYGNKIILNSTKNHQVIDRKALAQIIFQNNYEKDWLEEIIHPFVNKRIEEDLEKFKSNSIIVLIIPLLFEQNYTHLCSEILYIDCSKEKQIERLQKRNGISINEAKQRINAQWDSCFKKQFADFTITNSTDDESWKEELNNLYNS encoded by the coding sequence ATGACTGACAAAAAACAAACAAACAACTTTTGTCTTAGATGGACAGGCAAGCAAAGAAGAATAGGTATCACTGGAGGTATTGCTAGTGGAAAAACGGTTATTGGTGATTTTCTTTTTCAAACTAAACAATGGCCTATTTTAGATGCTGATTTATATGCTCATGAAGCATTGAAGCCTGAAAGCGAAATATCAAAACAAGTCTTATTAAGATATGGAAATAAAATAATTTTAAATTCAACCAAAAATCATCAAGTTATTGATCGTAAAGCATTAGCTCAAATAATTTTTCAAAATAATTATGAAAAAGATTGGCTAGAGGAAATAATCCATCCATTTGTAAATAAAAGAATCGAAGAAGATTTAGAGAAATTCAAATCAAATTCAATAATAGTATTAATTATTCCTCTACTATTTGAACAAAACTATACACATTTATGTAGTGAAATTTTGTACATAGATTGTTCTAAAGAAAAGCAGATTGAGCGTCTTCAAAAAAGAAATGGCATAAGTATTAATGAGGCAAAGCAAAGAATTAATGCACAATGGGATAGCTGTTTTAAAAAACAATTTGCAGATTTTACGATTACTAATTCTACAGATGATGAATCATGGAAAGAAGAATTAAATAATTTATATAATTCCTAA